Proteins from one Astatotilapia calliptera chromosome 8, fAstCal1.2, whole genome shotgun sequence genomic window:
- the LOC113028203 gene encoding redox-regulatory protein FAM213A-like encodes MELVTNVVATVGGLVTGVMNFITDRFLTPPLEATLKYLEEAELKTTKGEIKTFKAKSLWEKSGAVIMAVRRPGUFLCREEAAELSSLKPQLDELGIPLYAVVKEDVGTEVKNFRPYFQGEVFLDEKRRFYGPRERNPGLLAFLRVGVWMNGVRAFRNGFVGNVLGEGFVLGGVFVIGQRQQGILLEHREIEFGDKVNIEDVLQAVRKMPQELQSLEKK; translated from the exons ATGGAACTCGTAACCAATGTTGTGGCCACTGTCGGTGGCCTCGTTACCGGTGTAATGAATTTCATCACTGACAGATTTCTCACACCGCCGCTTGAAGCAACTCTCAAATATTTAGAGGAGGCTGAACTCAAGACCACGAAGGGAG AAATAAAGACGTTCAAAGCCAAGTCTCTGTGGGAAAAGTCTGGAGCAGTTATCATGGCAGTCCGGCGTCCTGGATGATTTTTGTGCAGAGAG GAAGCTGCAGAGCTGTCCTCTCTGAAACCTCAGCTGGATGAACTCGGGATTCCTCTGTATGCTGTTGTAAAGGAAGATGTTGGCACAGAGGTCAAGAACTTCAGGCCATACTTTCAGGGGGAAGTCTTCTTGGATGAAAAG AGACGTTTTTATGGGCCTCGTGAGCGGAACCCGGGTCTCCTGGCATTCCTGCGTGTTGGAGTGTGGATGAATGGCGTAAGGGCTTTCAGGAATGGGTTCGTGGGAAATGTTCTCGGAGAGGGTTTTGTCCTTGGTGGGGTCTTTGTCATCGGGCAAAGACAGCAG GGAATACTTTTGGAACACAGAGAGATTGAGTTTGGAGATAAAGTCAACATTGAAGATGTCCTCCAAGCTGTCAGAAAAATGCCACAGGAACTACAGTCTTTGGAGAAGAAATAA